The Mesorhizobium sp. AR02 genomic interval CCGTGGCGGCGCAGATTCCGTGCACCTATTGCATCTGGTCGGACACCCAGGACGCCAAGCGCGCCGGCGCCACCGACGAAGAAATCCAGGAAGCCGTGGCGATGGCTGCGCTGACCCGCCACTGGAGCACCATCTTCAACGGCATGCAGGTCGATTTCGACACATTCAAGAAGGAAATGGGCGGGCAGTAAGCCTCAAGCGCCGGGCATCGATGCCTTCCGGCCCAAACAGGTCGGAGTTAGAGCGGTTCACCGTTTCACGGAAATGGCGAACCGCTCTAACTCTTTGTTTTGACGCAATTCCTGTGGGAAAACAGTTTTACACCCTTCCTGGAATTGCTCTATGCCTTGCGCTCCCAGCGGCGGTCTGATGTCTGCTGCCAGTAGGTCACGGCATGGCCCGCGTCCTTCATTGTCTTCCAATGGGCCCGGGCCGCCTCGACCTGGGCCGTGTCGTGGCCGTCGAACAGGAACACGGCACGCTCGTAGCCACTGAGCTCAGGCGGCGCCGCGCCGTCGACCAGGAATCTTATTTTGGCCCCGTTGGGATTGCCGTCGCCGGTGGTCAACAGGATAGGCTGTTCGCCGGGGTAAGCCTCGCGATCGGTCGCGTGCGCCAGGAAAGAATCATCGCGGAAGGTCCACAGATGCTGGTCGAGCGCGTCGCGCCGTTCCTCGGTGCCGGTCTGCACCACGGCGCGCCAACCACGATCGACGCTGCGCTCGAGCAGGCCGGGCAGCGCCTCCTCCAGCGTCGATTCGGTCAGGTGGTAGAACAGCACGTCGGCCATGGATCAAGGTCAGCTTTCGTAGTGATCGCGCACCAGCCGGTCGAGCAGCCGCACGCCGAAGCCTGAACCCCAGGACTGGTTGATCTCGCTCGACGGCGACCCCATCGCCGTGCCGGCAATGTCGAGATGCGCCCAGGGCGTGTCCTTGACGAAGCGC includes:
- a CDS encoding DNA polymerase III subunit chi, coding for MADVLFYHLTESTLEEALPGLLERSVDRGWRAVVQTGTEERRDALDQHLWTFRDDSFLAHATDREAYPGEQPILLTTGDGNPNGAKIRFLVDGAAPPELSGYERAVFLFDGHDTAQVEAARAHWKTMKDAGHAVTYWQQTSDRRWERKA